The following are encoded in a window of Streptomyces sp. SAT1 genomic DNA:
- a CDS encoding zinc ribbon domain-containing protein, translating to MSDEIYFSNNYRDLCEERGTGAGFQFEFSCQRCYDTWRSPFEAYAGGRAASWVDKGVSAAWGLVGRTGSSVSSAVEGLAGAGYGKSRDAAFQRAISTAQDHFNRCPRCTHYVCDRCWNAGQGICLQCAPDTAAEALAAQRRGLNDAVSDRAYAAGQQAGQRFDVNTPRQLVCPQCRTETHGSPFCPGCGLRMAQPDTCGSCSGELPASAAFCPTCGTRR from the coding sequence ATGAGCGACGAGATCTACTTCAGCAACAACTACCGCGACCTGTGTGAGGAGCGCGGCACGGGCGCAGGATTCCAGTTCGAGTTCAGCTGCCAGCGCTGCTACGACACCTGGCGCTCGCCCTTCGAGGCCTACGCGGGCGGCAGAGCGGCCAGTTGGGTCGACAAGGGTGTCAGTGCCGCGTGGGGGCTGGTGGGACGTACCGGAAGCAGCGTGTCCAGCGCGGTCGAGGGGCTGGCGGGCGCCGGTTACGGCAAGTCGCGCGACGCCGCGTTCCAGCGGGCGATATCCACCGCCCAGGACCACTTCAACCGGTGTCCGCGCTGTACGCACTACGTCTGCGACCGCTGCTGGAACGCCGGACAGGGCATCTGCCTCCAGTGTGCCCCCGACACGGCCGCCGAGGCGCTCGCCGCGCAGCGGCGCGGGCTCAACGACGCGGTCAGCGACCGTGCGTACGCCGCCGGTCAGCAGGCGGGTCAGCGCTTCGACGTGAACACGCCCCGGCAACTGGTGTGTCCGCAGTGCCGTACCGAGACCCACGGCAGCCCGTTCTGCCCAGGCTGCGGCCTGCGCATGGCACAGCCTGACACCTGCGGCTCGTGCAGCGGCGAGCTGCCCGCGTCGGCGGCCTTCTGTCCCACCTGCGGCACCCGGCGCTGA
- a CDS encoding MFS transporter has protein sequence MPATTTTPAASRPAAPGSPLPGWPAVIAVTLGLFAVVTTEILPIGLLTSIGAGFTVSDGTAGLTMTMPGFLAALAAPLVTAATARLDRRLMLCAFTLLLALANFLAAAAPDYWLVLVSRIMVGITIGGFWSIGAGLAERLVPPASAGRATAVLFSAVPLGSVLGVPAGTLAGDLFGWRTAFTALGVLSGGILLMLLLLLPPLPPAGATRLRVLGGLFRAPGTRRALLLTFLVVLAHFGAYTYVTPFLHQVTHAADGTVTAFLLLYGAAGILGNFLGGAWAPRHPRAVLGAAAALIAASTLLLPPLGHGETGAVLLLLTWGIAYGAVPVASRTCFAESAPDTPEAASVLFTASFQATLSLGALTGGATLDRTSASTVMLLGGCTAALAAMASLAAGTAGATRTRRRG, from the coding sequence ATGCCGGCAACCACCACCACCCCGGCCGCCAGCCGCCCCGCGGCCCCCGGATCCCCGCTGCCGGGGTGGCCGGCCGTGATCGCGGTGACGCTCGGCCTCTTCGCCGTCGTCACCACCGAGATCCTGCCCATCGGCCTGCTGACCTCGATCGGAGCCGGCTTCACCGTCTCGGACGGCACGGCCGGGCTGACGATGACCATGCCCGGCTTCCTGGCCGCGCTCGCCGCCCCGCTGGTCACCGCGGCCACGGCACGCCTCGACCGGCGGCTGATGCTCTGCGCCTTCACGCTCCTGCTGGCCCTGGCGAACTTCCTCGCCGCCGCGGCACCCGACTACTGGCTCGTGCTGGTCTCCCGGATCATGGTCGGAATCACGATCGGCGGCTTCTGGTCGATCGGGGCGGGACTGGCGGAACGGCTCGTGCCGCCCGCCTCGGCGGGCAGGGCCACCGCCGTGCTCTTCTCCGCCGTCCCCCTGGGATCCGTCCTCGGCGTACCCGCGGGCACCCTCGCCGGAGACCTCTTCGGATGGCGAACGGCCTTCACGGCCCTGGGAGTCCTGTCCGGCGGCATCCTGCTGATGCTGCTCCTGCTCCTGCCGCCGCTCCCCCCGGCCGGGGCCACCCGGCTGCGCGTCCTCGGCGGCCTGTTCCGCGCCCCCGGCACCCGCCGCGCACTCCTGCTGACCTTCCTCGTCGTACTCGCCCACTTCGGTGCCTACACCTACGTGACCCCGTTCCTGCACCAGGTCACCCACGCCGCCGACGGCACGGTCACCGCGTTCCTGCTGCTCTACGGGGCCGCCGGCATCCTCGGCAACTTCCTCGGCGGCGCATGGGCACCCCGGCACCCCCGTGCCGTCCTCGGGGCCGCCGCCGCCCTGATCGCCGCGTCGACCCTCCTGCTGCCACCCCTGGGCCACGGCGAAACGGGCGCCGTGCTCCTCCTCCTGACCTGGGGCATCGCCTACGGAGCCGTCCCCGTCGCCTCCCGGACCTGCTTCGCCGAGAGCGCCCCGGACACCCCGGAGGCGGCATCGGTCCTCTTCACCGCCTCCTTCCAGGCGACGCTCTCCCTGGGCGCCCTGACCGGCGGAGCCACCCTCGACCGCACCTCCGCCTCCACGGTCATGCTGCTGGGCGGCTGCACCGCGGCGCTGGCGGCCATGGCGTCTCTGGCGGCGGGGACAGCGGGAGCGACCCGCACCCGGCGGCGCGGCTGA
- a CDS encoding immunity 49 family protein, protein MRTRAAHVDRHEYPTGDVPDTLEALGETADWIVDEFAGSPVLRPQALSTTLALAQQRCALDPRAAEFATWEAWVTAMQTGSALFAAATAPAGGSVTCRIKDRERVVPATGPEAHLNAGTWVTAFYLAMVCRANDRLRRLAEVPVSLLRGSGAVFDEYVYAWVGALQSFWLGRRDLGDRLVAAVDETAPEVRRHTDADADLVSQLLYPPMMLLYRVVRHDSAAFGTALTDALRRHRAYWTADEGRATSADGLVALGPLAMACLAHDQGLTVEVESDYLPRALLDRSWVGEYDT, encoded by the coding sequence ATGCGCACGCGCGCCGCCCACGTCGACCGGCACGAGTACCCGACCGGCGATGTGCCGGACACCCTCGAAGCGCTCGGTGAGACCGCGGACTGGATCGTCGACGAGTTCGCCGGCTCGCCCGTGCTGCGTCCGCAGGCACTGAGCACCACACTCGCCTTGGCGCAGCAGCGCTGTGCGCTCGATCCGCGGGCCGCGGAGTTCGCGACCTGGGAGGCGTGGGTCACCGCCATGCAGACCGGGTCCGCGCTCTTCGCCGCGGCGACCGCGCCCGCGGGCGGCAGCGTCACCTGCCGGATCAAGGACCGGGAACGGGTCGTCCCCGCCACGGGTCCCGAGGCCCATCTGAACGCGGGGACCTGGGTCACCGCGTTCTACCTGGCGATGGTCTGCCGCGCCAACGACCGCCTCCGCCGCCTGGCCGAGGTGCCCGTCTCCCTGCTGCGCGGGTCCGGCGCGGTCTTCGACGAGTACGTCTACGCGTGGGTGGGCGCGTTGCAGAGCTTCTGGCTCGGCCGCCGGGACCTGGGCGACCGGCTCGTCGCCGCGGTCGACGAGACCGCCCCGGAGGTACGGCGGCACACGGACGCGGACGCGGACCTGGTGTCGCAGCTCCTCTATCCGCCGATGATGCTGCTCTACCGCGTCGTCCGCCACGACAGCGCCGCGTTCGGCACGGCGCTCACCGACGCGCTGCGCCGGCACAGGGCCTACTGGACCGCCGACGAGGGCCGCGCCACCAGCGCCGACGGCCTCGTCGCCCTCGGCCCCCTGGCCATGGCCTGCCTCGCCCACGACCAGGGCCTCACCGTGGAGGTCGAGTCCGATTACCTCCCCCGGGCCCTGCTGGACCGGTCCTGGGTCGGGGAGTACGACACCTGA
- a CDS encoding SpoIIE family protein phosphatase: protein MSEIPAKATESEDPSDGARTGTAGGGAVAGPAGVEGAPPVDAMWQSSPPGSIYDYIKVASFSIGPDGHVDQWSLRAEQLFGIPAERAVGMDPIEAFIDSDLREQGQRKMAEILDGREWTGVVPFRLPEPDDEPRSRTEHGALTGTEDAVGTGTGTGGARGARGTGGADGARGTGGAPGANGVNGANGASGVNTATAAGIAPGASTANGAGSAPGSGSTPAAAPGASGASGARGAHRPRVTRGLAEVYVMPTRTAEGDKAAVCIVVDVRTLRSIETDLAASQAIFGQSPFGFLLLDPDLRIRRANQRFAATFGGSPDDHRGKGVHDYLPRAEADRVSATLRRVLASGESITDMHVTGFVPGSDQRRHWSINLYRVHSGSGRPIGIAWLGTDITARRAAAREAAAARRNLALLNEAGARIGNSLDLETTARELLDVVVPGFCDLATVDLYQGLLAGDETPSGLADGSAELRRVAFASAVSGAPLSATGAPVELGAVHHYAFNSRCAHALRTARPQVVPGEDGGLVHSTLAVPMVAHDTVVGLAQFSRTKGSEPFGDRDRDLAVELAARAAVCIDNARLYRREHERALILQRSLLPPGDPEASGLDIACRYLPGNAATGRPSEVGGDWFDVIELPGHRTALVVGDVMGRGLRAAVAMGELRTAVRTLALLDLEPAEVLSQLDEIARGLGAPGGIQQATRAARRPREADLSEVYLATCVYAVYDSVTRRCTFANAGHLPPVLVEPGEQALMLDVPPGLPLGVGGEPFEEVEVELPEGALLALYTDGLVESRDHPLDEGLQAFVGALTDPNLPLEDVCDHVLHTLGSHHGEDDIALLMARVQGLPAESVGDWTLPREPRSVGRAREYARTQLLAWDLEPLVDTTELLVSELVTNALRYGEGEIRLRLLLDRTLVCEVWDSGLVQPRRRRARDTDEGGRGLQLVGLLSAAWGSRRTPRGKTVWFELPLPDGDTPLTDPAEALLSLF, encoded by the coding sequence GTGAGCGAGATACCAGCGAAGGCCACGGAGTCCGAGGACCCGTCGGACGGCGCGAGGACGGGGACCGCGGGCGGCGGGGCCGTCGCGGGACCCGCGGGGGTCGAGGGCGCGCCGCCCGTGGACGCGATGTGGCAGAGCAGTCCGCCCGGCTCCATCTACGACTACATCAAGGTGGCGTCCTTCTCCATCGGCCCCGACGGGCACGTCGACCAGTGGAGCCTGCGCGCCGAGCAGTTGTTCGGCATCCCGGCCGAACGGGCCGTGGGAATGGACCCCATCGAGGCGTTCATCGACTCCGATCTGCGCGAGCAGGGCCAGCGCAAGATGGCCGAGATCCTCGACGGTCGGGAGTGGACCGGGGTCGTCCCGTTCCGCCTGCCCGAACCGGACGACGAGCCCCGCTCCCGTACGGAACACGGCGCGCTCACCGGGACCGAGGACGCGGTCGGGACGGGGACGGGGACCGGGGGCGCGCGCGGCGCACGTGGGACGGGCGGCGCCGACGGCGCACGCGGCACCGGCGGAGCGCCCGGTGCGAACGGCGTGAACGGCGCGAACGGCGCGAGCGGCGTGAACACCGCGACCGCTGCGGGCATCGCGCCCGGCGCAAGCACCGCGAACGGCGCAGGCTCCGCGCCCGGCTCAGGCAGCACCCCGGCTGCCGCGCCCGGCGCGAGCGGTGCGAGCGGCGCACGCGGCGCGCACCGGCCGCGTGTCACGCGCGGCCTCGCCGAGGTGTACGTCATGCCGACCCGCACCGCCGAGGGCGACAAGGCCGCCGTCTGTATCGTCGTCGACGTCCGCACCCTGCGCAGCATCGAGACCGACCTCGCCGCCTCGCAGGCGATTTTCGGCCAATCCCCGTTCGGTTTCCTGCTGCTCGACCCCGATCTGCGGATCCGCCGCGCCAACCAGCGGTTCGCCGCCACCTTCGGCGGCAGCCCCGACGACCACCGCGGCAAGGGCGTCCACGACTATCTGCCCCGGGCCGAGGCCGACCGCGTCTCCGCCACCCTGCGCCGGGTCCTGGCGAGCGGCGAGTCCATCACGGACATGCACGTCACCGGCTTCGTCCCCGGCTCGGACCAGCGCCGCCACTGGTCCATCAACCTCTACCGCGTGCACAGCGGCAGCGGACGCCCCATCGGCATCGCCTGGCTCGGCACCGACATCACCGCCCGCCGGGCCGCCGCCCGCGAGGCCGCCGCGGCCCGGCGCAACCTCGCCCTCCTCAACGAGGCCGGCGCCCGCATCGGCAACTCCCTCGACCTGGAGACCACCGCCCGCGAACTCCTCGACGTCGTCGTCCCCGGCTTCTGCGACCTCGCCACCGTCGACCTGTACCAGGGCCTGCTGGCCGGTGACGAGACCCCGTCCGGACTCGCCGACGGCAGCGCCGAACTGCGCCGGGTCGCGTTCGCCAGCGCGGTGTCCGGCGCCCCCCTGTCCGCCACCGGCGCCCCCGTCGAACTGGGCGCCGTCCACCACTACGCCTTCAACTCGCGCTGCGCGCACGCCCTGCGCACGGCCCGCCCCCAGGTGGTGCCCGGCGAGGACGGCGGCCTGGTGCACTCCACGCTGGCCGTCCCGATGGTCGCCCACGACACCGTCGTAGGACTCGCGCAGTTCTCCCGGACCAAGGGCAGCGAGCCGTTCGGGGACCGCGACCGCGACCTCGCCGTGGAACTCGCCGCGCGCGCCGCCGTCTGTATCGACAACGCCCGCCTCTACCGGCGCGAGCACGAACGCGCGCTCATACTCCAGCGCTCCCTGCTGCCGCCCGGCGACCCGGAGGCGTCCGGCCTGGACATCGCCTGCCGCTATCTGCCCGGCAACGCGGCCACCGGCCGGCCCAGCGAGGTCGGCGGCGACTGGTTCGACGTCATCGAACTGCCCGGCCACCGCACCGCGCTCGTCGTCGGCGACGTGATGGGCCGCGGGCTGCGCGCCGCCGTCGCCATGGGCGAACTGCGCACCGCCGTACGCACCCTGGCCCTGCTCGACCTCGAACCGGCCGAGGTGCTCTCCCAGCTCGACGAGATCGCCCGCGGCCTCGGCGCACCCGGCGGGATCCAGCAGGCCACCCGCGCGGCCCGCCGCCCCCGCGAGGCCGACCTCTCCGAGGTCTACCTGGCCACCTGCGTCTACGCGGTCTACGACTCCGTCACGCGCCGCTGCACGTTCGCCAACGCGGGCCATCTGCCGCCGGTCCTGGTCGAACCGGGTGAGCAGGCGCTCATGCTCGACGTACCGCCCGGCCTGCCGCTCGGCGTCGGCGGCGAGCCCTTCGAGGAGGTGGAGGTCGAACTGCCCGAGGGCGCCCTGCTGGCCCTCTACACGGACGGCCTGGTCGAGTCCCGCGACCACCCGCTGGACGAGGGCCTCCAGGCGTTCGTCGGCGCGCTCACCGACCCGAACCTCCCCCTGGAGGACGTCTGCGACCACGTCCTCCACACGCTCGGCAGCCATCACGGCGAGGACGACATCGCCCTGCTCATGGCCCGCGTCCAGGGCCTGCCCGCCGAGTCCGTGGGCGACTGGACGCTGCCCCGCGAGCCGCGCAGCGTCGGCCGCGCCCGCGAGTACGCCCGCACCCAGCTTCTCGCCTGGGACCTGGAGCCGCTGGTCGACACCACCGAGCTGCTGGTCAGCGAACTGGTCACCAACGCGCTCCGGTACGGCGAGGGCGAGATCCGGCTGCGGCTGCTGCTGGACCGCACGCTGGTCTGCGAGGTCTGGGACTCCGGCCTCGTCCAGCCGCGCCGCCGCCGCGCCCGCGACACCGACGAGGGGGGCCGCGGCCTCCAGCTCGTCGGCCTGCTCAGCGCGGCCTGGGGCTCCCGCCGCACCCCCCGCGGCAAGACCGTCTGGTTCGAACTCCCGCTCCCGGACGGCGACACGCCCCTCACCGATCCGGCGGAAGCGCTGCTGAGCCTCTTCTGA